The Streptomyces armeniacus genomic interval ACGACCGCGTCGACGCCGAGGGCCGCCCCGCCACCTCTCCCGCGGACGTGGCCGAGGTCGCCTTCCTCGTACGCGACGACCATCAGGGCCGCGGCGTGGCCTCCGCGATGCTGGAGCACATCGCGGCCGTGGCCCGCGAGCGCGGCATCCGGCGCTTCATCGCCGAGGTGCTGCCCGCGAACGCCCGGATGATCAAGGTCTTCACCGACGCCGGCTACTCCGCGCACCGCAGCTTCGAGGACGGCGCGGTCCGGCTCACCCTCGACCTGGAGCCCACCGAGCAGTCCCTCGCCGTCATGCACGGCCGCGAGCAGCGTGCGGAGGGCCGCTCCGTACAGCGCCTGCTGGCCCCCGCCTCCGTCGCCGTCATCGGCGCCAGCCGCACCCCCGGCGGCGCGGGCCGCTCGGTGCTGGACAGCCTCCGCGACGCCGGGTTCACCGGCCGTACGTACGCCGTGAACGCGGCGCTGAGCGGCGCCGCCGAGCTCGCGGGCGTCCCCGCGTACCCCCGCGTCGGGGACCTGCCCGAGACGGTCGACCTGGCGGTCGTCGCCGTCCCCGCCGCGCGGGTGCCCGAGGTCGCCGCCGACTGCGGCGAGCGCGGCGTGCAGGGACTGGTCGTGCTGTCCGCGGAGTTCACGCGGGAGGCGCAGCGCGACCTCGTACGACAGGCACGCGCGTACGGGATGCGGGTCATCGGCCCGAACGCCCTCGGGGTGGTCAACACGCACCCGGACGTACGGCTGAACGCGACGCCGTCGCCCGCGTCGCCCGCGCGGGGCCGTATCGGCCTGTTCACGCAGTCCGGCGCGATCGGCATCGCGCTGCTGGCCGGGCTGCACCGGCGGGGCTCGGGGCTCTCCACGTTCGTGTCCGCGGGCAACCGCGCGGACGTGTCCGGGAACGACGTGCTCCAGTTCTGGGACGACGACCCGGACACCGACGTGGTGCTGATGTACCTGGAGTCGATCGGCAACCCGCGGAAGTTCACCCGCATCGCGCGGCGGATCGCCGTACGCAAGCCGCTGGTGGTCGTCAAGGGCGCGCGGCACAGCGGCAGCGCGCCGCCGCCCGGACACGCCGCGCCCGCCTCCCGTACGCCCGACTCCACCGTTTCGTCGCTGCTCCGGCAGGCCGGTGTGATCACCGTGGACACCGTCACGGAGCAGATCGACACGGGCATCCTGCTGGCGTCCCAGCCGCTGCCGCACGGCCCGCGCGTCGCCATCCTCGGCAACACCGAGTCGCTGGGCCTGCTCACCTACGACGCGTCCCTCACCGACGGGCTCCGCCCGCTGCCCACGACCGACCTGACGACCGCCGCCACCCCCGCCGACTTCCGCCGCGCCGTCCGCGAGGCCGTCGAGGACCCGCAGACGGACGCCGTGGTGGTCACGGTCATCCCGTGGGTCGACGACACCCCGGTCGCGGCTCTCGCGGACGCGGTCCAGGAGGCCGCGGCCGGGTCCGTGAAGCCGGTGGCGGTCGTCCACCTCGCCATCGAAGGGCTGGAGGCCGCCCTCGCCGAGCGCGGCATCCCCGCCTACCCGGCGGCCGAGCGCGCCGTACGCGCCCTCGCCCACGCCGTACGCCTCGCCGCCTGGCGCCGCTCGGCCGCGTCGCCCGGCCGGGTACCCGAGTTCGACGTGGACGAGTCCGCCGCGGCGGAGCTGCTGGCCCGCGCCACGCGGCAGGAGCACCGCGGCAGGGAGGGGGCGGCGCGTACGGGCGTCCCCGGCGCGACCCCGGAGGTGCAGCGCAGCATCCCGCTGGCGGCGGACGACGCGTCCGCGCTGCTCGGGCACTACGGCATCGCCGTGCAGCCCACCCTGCCCGCACCCACCCCGGACGACGCCGTGGCGGCGGCGCGCAGGCTGGGGTACCCGGTGGCGCTCAAGACCACCGCCCCGCATCTGCGGCACCGGGCGGACCTCGGCGGCGTACGGCTCGACGTGCCGGGCAAGTCCGAGCTGCGCCGCGCCTTCGCCGAGGTGACCGGCGCGCTCGGCTCGGCCGGGGAACTGCGGCCCGTCGTACAGGCGATGGCGCCGCGCGGTGTCGACACCGTCGTACGCGCCGCCGTCGACCAGTCCATCGGCGCGGTGCTCTCCTTCGGCCTCGCCGGTACGCCCTCCGAGCTGCTCGGCGACATGGCGCACCGGCTCGTCCCCGCCACCGACCGGGACGTCGCCGAGCTGATCCGCGCGATCCGCTCGGCGCCCATCCTGTTCGGCTGGCGCGGCGCGCAGCCCGTGGACACCGGCGCCCTGGAGGAGCTGCTGCTGCGGGTCTCGCGGCTGCTCGACGACCATCCGGAGATCGTCGCCGTCGACCTCGAACCGGTCGTCGTCGCGCCGCACGGCGTGACGGTGCTGAGCGCGGCCGTACGGGTCGCGGAACCGCCCGTACGGGACGACAGCGGCCCTCGCCGACTGCCTGCCTACTGACCCTCCGCAGCGCCGTAGGATGGCCCCATGGCGAAGACCAGTACGACGACGCAAGGGCTGCGCACGGCGATCGAGCGCAGTGGCTATTACCCGGCACTCGTTGCGGAGGCCGTCGAAGCGGCGGTGGGCGGCGAGCCGGTGGCCTCGTATCTGGTGCACCAGGAGACCACGTTCGACTCCAACGAGGTGCGTCGCCACGTCACCGTCCTTGTCCTCACCGGCACCCGCTTCATCGTGAGCCACACCGACGAGCAGGCCGCCGACGGCACGTCGCCCGCGCCGTACGCCACCACCTCCACCGAGTCGGTGAAGCTGGAGCGCATCTCGTCGGTCGTGCTGTCGCGCGTGGTCGCCGACCCCGAGTCGTACACGCCGGGCACGCTGCCCCGCGAGGTGGTGCTGACCATCGGCTGGGGCGCGGTCTCCCGTATCGACATGGAGCCCGCCGCGTGCGGCGACCCCAACTGCGAGGCGGACCACGGCTACACGGGCTCCACCACCGCGGACGACCTCTCGCTGCGCGTCAGCGAGGCGGGCGACGGCCCGGAGACGGTCCGTCAGGCGCTCGACTTCGCACAGGCACTCTCCGAGGCGACTGTGGCCGCGCGGCCGGGGCCCGCGCGGTGAGACAGGGCGACACCGCGCAGCCCGCGACGGGGCAGCCAGGGGCCGGGGACCCGCTGGACGAGGAGACGCCCCTCGACCCGCGTACCGCGCCCGTACCGCGCTACGGCCACGGCTCCCTCGCCGACCTGCTGCCCGCCGTCGCGGCGGCACAGGGCGTACCGGACCCGGCCGGTCCGGACGGCTCCGCGCCGGGGCTGACGCTGCAACCGGCCGACCGCGCCTGCGTGTTCCTCGTCGACGGCATGGGCTGGGAGGCGCTGCGGGCGCACCCGGAGGAGGCGCCGTTCCTCACGTCCCTCCTCGGCTCCTCCACGAACGGCAGCGGCACCCCGCTCACCGCCGGGTTCCCCTCGACCACCGCGACCTCGCTCGCCTCCGTCGGCACCGGCCTGCCGCCCGGCGAGCACGGCCTGCCCGGCTACACCGCCCTCAACCCGGACACCGGCGAGCTGATGAACCAGCTGCGCTGGCACCCCTGGACCGACCCGTACGAGTGGCAGCCGTACCCGACGGTGTTCCAGCGCGCCGCCGCAGCGGGCGTCGCCACCTGCCAGGTCTCCGCGCCGCACTTCGAGCAGACCCCGCTCACCAAGATCGCGCTGTCCGGCGGCACCTTCCACGGGCGGCTGTCCGGCGAGGAGCGGATGGACCTCGCCGCCGAACGCCTCGGCGCCGGCGACCGCGCCCTCGTCTACACGTACTACGCCGAACTCGACGGCAACGGCCACCGCTACGGCATGGACTCTGACGCCTGGCGCGGCCAGCTCCAGTACGTCGACCGGCTCGCGCAGCGCCTCGCGGAGCAGCTGCCCGCCCGCTCGGCGCTCTACATCACGGCCGACCACGGCATGGTCGACGTCCCCGCCACCCCGCGTGCCCGCTTCGACTTCGACGAGGACTGGGAGCTGAGCGCGGGCGTCGCCAAGCTCGGCGGCGAGGGCCGGATGCGGCACCTGTACGCGGTGCCGGGCGCGGCGGCGGACGTCGCCGCCGTCTGGCGCGACGTGCTCGCCGGGCACGCGTGGGTCGCGACGCGCGAAGAGGCCGTCGCGCTGGGCTGGTTCGGGCCGCGGGTCGACGCCCGGGTCCGGGGCCGCATCGGCGACGTCGTGGCCGCGATGAGCGGCGACGTGGCGATCGTCGCGAACCGCACCGAGCCCAAGGAGTCCGCGCTCATCGGCATGCACGGCTCGGCGACCCCCGCCGAGCAGCTGGTGCCGCTGCTCGAGGTGCGCACGTGAACTGACCGCCGTACGCGCACCGGAGCCCGTACGCGACCGTGTCCCCGGCCGAGCCCGTACGCAACTCGCCGCCCCGCGCCCGCACTTCACCCAGGAGAGGCCCGATCCCCCCATGCCAGAGCTGGTTTTCTTCAGCGGCACGATGGACTGCGGCAAGTCCACACTCGCGCTCCAGATCGAGCACAACAGGTCGGCGCGCGGCCTCCAGGGCATGATCTTCACCCGTAACGACCGGGCGGGGGAGGGCCGGCTGTCCTCCCGGCTCGGCCTCGTCACCGAGGCGATCGAGGCCGGCGAGGGCTTCGACTTCCACTCCCATCTGGTGCGGCACCTGACCGCGGGCGGCCGTACGGACTACGTCATCGCGGACGAGGCGCAGTTCCTCTCCCCGGAACAGGTCGACCAGCTCGCGCGGATCGTGGACGACCTGGGCATCGACGTGTTCGCCTTCGGCATCACCACGGACTTCCGCACCAAGCTCTTTCCCGGCTCCCAGCGGCTCATGGAGCAGGCCGACCGGATCGAGGCGCTCCAGGTCGAGGCGTTGTGCTGGTGCGGAGCGCGGGCCACGCACAACGCCCGTACGGTGAGCGGCCGGATGGTCGTCGAGGGCGCGCAGGTGGTCGTGGGCGACATGACCGGACCGGCGTCCTCCGGTGACGTACCGGGCGACGTGGGCTACGAGGTGCTGTGCCGCCGCCACCACCGCAGGCGGCTGACGGCGGCCGCGGCGGGCGC includes:
- a CDS encoding alkaline phosphatase family protein, producing MDEETPLDPRTAPVPRYGHGSLADLLPAVAAAQGVPDPAGPDGSAPGLTLQPADRACVFLVDGMGWEALRAHPEEAPFLTSLLGSSTNGSGTPLTAGFPSTTATSLASVGTGLPPGEHGLPGYTALNPDTGELMNQLRWHPWTDPYEWQPYPTVFQRAAAAGVATCQVSAPHFEQTPLTKIALSGGTFHGRLSGEERMDLAAERLGAGDRALVYTYYAELDGNGHRYGMDSDAWRGQLQYVDRLAQRLAEQLPARSALYITADHGMVDVPATPRARFDFDEDWELSAGVAKLGGEGRMRHLYAVPGAAADVAAVWRDVLAGHAWVATREEAVALGWFGPRVDARVRGRIGDVVAAMSGDVAIVANRTEPKESALIGMHGSATPAEQLVPLLEVRT
- a CDS encoding bifunctional GNAT family N-acetyltransferase/acetate--CoA ligase family protein, whose amino-acid sequence is MRTEAERAYPTHWEADVVLRDGGTARVRPIAPDDADRLVAFYEMVSDESKYYRFFAPYPRLSDRDVRRFTHHDYDDRVGLAATVGGEFIATVRYDRVDAEGRPATSPADVAEVAFLVRDDHQGRGVASAMLEHIAAVARERGIRRFIAEVLPANARMIKVFTDAGYSAHRSFEDGAVRLTLDLEPTEQSLAVMHGREQRAEGRSVQRLLAPASVAVIGASRTPGGAGRSVLDSLRDAGFTGRTYAVNAALSGAAELAGVPAYPRVGDLPETVDLAVVAVPAARVPEVAADCGERGVQGLVVLSAEFTREAQRDLVRQARAYGMRVIGPNALGVVNTHPDVRLNATPSPASPARGRIGLFTQSGAIGIALLAGLHRRGSGLSTFVSAGNRADVSGNDVLQFWDDDPDTDVVLMYLESIGNPRKFTRIARRIAVRKPLVVVKGARHSGSAPPPGHAAPASRTPDSTVSSLLRQAGVITVDTVTEQIDTGILLASQPLPHGPRVAILGNTESLGLLTYDASLTDGLRPLPTTDLTTAATPADFRRAVREAVEDPQTDAVVVTVIPWVDDTPVAALADAVQEAAAGSVKPVAVVHLAIEGLEAALAERGIPAYPAAERAVRALAHAVRLAAWRRSAASPGRVPEFDVDESAAAELLARATRQEHRGREGAARTGVPGATPEVQRSIPLAADDASALLGHYGIAVQPTLPAPTPDDAVAAARRLGYPVALKTTAPHLRHRADLGGVRLDVPGKSELRRAFAEVTGALGSAGELRPVVQAMAPRGVDTVVRAAVDQSIGAVLSFGLAGTPSELLGDMAHRLVPATDRDVAELIRAIRSAPILFGWRGAQPVDTGALEELLLRVSRLLDDHPEIVAVDLEPVVVAPHGVTVLSAAVRVAEPPVRDDSGPRRLPAY
- a CDS encoding thymidine kinase, translating into MPELVFFSGTMDCGKSTLALQIEHNRSARGLQGMIFTRNDRAGEGRLSSRLGLVTEAIEAGEGFDFHSHLVRHLTAGGRTDYVIADEAQFLSPEQVDQLARIVDDLGIDVFAFGITTDFRTKLFPGSQRLMEQADRIEALQVEALCWCGARATHNARTVSGRMVVEGAQVVVGDMTGPASSGDVPGDVGYEVLCRRHHRRRLTAAAAGAATLSPDVLPVDAAPVPPPAGNGGRAANGGASGGATNGGAAPARTPGTAPLGRPSS
- a CDS encoding DUF5998 family protein, whose product is MAKTSTTTQGLRTAIERSGYYPALVAEAVEAAVGGEPVASYLVHQETTFDSNEVRRHVTVLVLTGTRFIVSHTDEQAADGTSPAPYATTSTESVKLERISSVVLSRVVADPESYTPGTLPREVVLTIGWGAVSRIDMEPAACGDPNCEADHGYTGSTTADDLSLRVSEAGDGPETVRQALDFAQALSEATVAARPGPAR